A region from the Sulfoacidibacillus ferrooxidans genome encodes:
- a CDS encoding MFS transporter yields MSEPPLQQASEYRRSLISPTASFLILSRVVSNLGDQFYLFAIPWLVFTLTKSAWDMSLMRVLDGLPYVFLGAVAGRLADTVSKRALLMVCVIGQALLVCLLPLSFWLHMNDLWIVFMVGLLTSSFGFTFSVTYESLIPIMSHSDSLTAVTSRIKRYSQVARVVGPGLAGVIVGIIGVMNILLLDAVSFVILLVGLLSIRDWADRGKRKDKSKTMKARDVLKFIWSERPIRVSVMLAMLENTGLALSVPLIVLYVPTQFHVGADMTGAVMTVAGLAAIGGSYMPVISEKTGLSAGSQIMFSMLFITLGYSVMSVAPSYVSFIAGFALQSLGAMWFSILATRIRQQFSPKDKLGSVTSLSFSIARVTTPPAMLLGGIIATAVNIHIVFSITAIISLLSLFFSISIFNIKLESPSKSLGGKPL; encoded by the coding sequence TTTTGAGTCGGGTAGTATCCAACCTAGGAGATCAATTTTATTTGTTCGCCATCCCCTGGCTGGTATTTACATTAACAAAATCCGCCTGGGACATGAGTCTTATGAGAGTCCTTGATGGCCTCCCCTATGTGTTTCTTGGCGCCGTGGCGGGTCGCTTAGCAGATACCGTTTCCAAACGCGCCCTTCTCATGGTCTGTGTTATAGGCCAGGCGCTTCTCGTGTGCCTGCTCCCCTTGTCATTTTGGCTCCACATGAATGACCTGTGGATTGTATTTATGGTGGGTTTGCTAACCTCCTCATTCGGCTTCACCTTTAGTGTGACATACGAGAGCCTCATACCGATCATGTCACATTCGGATTCCTTAACCGCGGTAACGTCACGCATCAAAAGATACTCTCAGGTTGCTAGGGTGGTGGGACCTGGTTTGGCAGGCGTGATCGTAGGAATAATCGGAGTTATGAATATACTGTTACTAGATGCTGTTTCATTCGTAATCCTCTTAGTGGGGTTGCTGTCGATTCGTGACTGGGCGGATCGGGGAAAAAGGAAGGATAAATCCAAGACGATGAAAGCGAGGGATGTTCTTAAGTTCATATGGTCGGAAAGGCCCATTCGGGTCAGCGTGATGCTGGCGATGTTGGAAAACACCGGACTGGCACTCTCCGTGCCGCTGATCGTTCTGTACGTGCCCACGCAGTTTCATGTTGGAGCCGATATGACAGGTGCCGTCATGACCGTTGCAGGACTGGCTGCCATTGGTGGGAGCTACATGCCCGTGATAAGCGAAAAGACAGGCTTATCTGCGGGAAGTCAGATTATGTTTTCGATGCTGTTCATTACCTTGGGATACTCCGTTATGAGCGTCGCACCCTCATACGTCAGCTTCATTGCTGGATTTGCGCTTCAATCACTTGGGGCTATGTGGTTTAGCATACTTGCGACAAGAATTCGCCAGCAGTTTTCACCTAAGGATAAACTGGGTAGCGTAACTTCTCTGTCATTCAGCATAGCGAGGGTGACCACACCGCCAGCCATGCTGTTGGGAGGGATTATAGCCACAGCCGTTAATATTCATATAGTATTTTCTATAACGGCAATCATCAGTCTTCTTTCATTATTTTTTTCTATATCAATTTTTAACATAAAATTAGAGTCTCCAAGCAAGTCATTGGGAGGGAAGCCTTTATGA